In a genomic window of Streptococcus oralis subsp. tigurinus:
- a CDS encoding transporter substrate-binding domain-containing protein translates to MKKKFFLSAIVISLFGLAAAKPVQADTSIADIQKRGELVVGVKQDVPNFGYKDPKTGTYSGIETDLAKMIADELKVKIRYVPVTAQTRGPLLDNEQVDMDIATFTITEERKKLYNFTSPYYTDASGFLVNKSANIKSIEGLNGKTIGVAQGSITQRLITELGKKKGLTFKFVELGSYPELITSLHAHRIDAFSVDRSILSGYISKRTELLDDSFKPSDYGIVTKKSNTELNDYLDNLVTKWSKDGSLQKLYDRYKLKPSSHTAD, encoded by the coding sequence ATGAAAAAGAAATTCTTTTTATCAGCAATAGTGATTAGCCTTTTCGGCCTTGCTGCTGCCAAACCAGTCCAAGCCGATACCAGTATCGCAGACATTCAAAAAAGAGGCGAGCTCGTTGTCGGTGTCAAACAAGACGTTCCCAATTTTGGCTACAAGGATCCCAAGACAGGGACTTATTCTGGTATCGAAACTGACCTTGCCAAGATGATTGCAGACGAACTCAAGGTCAAGATTCGCTACGTTCCAGTTACCGCTCAAACCCGCGGACCACTATTAGACAATGAACAGGTCGACATGGATATCGCAACCTTCACCATCACAGAAGAACGTAAAAAACTCTACAACTTTACCAGTCCCTACTATACGGACGCTTCTGGCTTTTTGGTCAACAAATCTGCCAACATTAAAAGCATTGAGGGCCTAAACGGAAAAACCATTGGGGTTGCCCAAGGATCCATCACCCAACGCTTGATTACCGAACTGGGTAAAAAGAAAGGTCTAACCTTTAAATTTGTCGAACTTGGTTCCTACCCAGAATTGATTACTTCCCTTCACGCTCACCGTATTGATGCCTTTTCCGTGGATCGCTCTATCCTATCTGGTTACATCAGTAAACGAACAGAATTGCTAGATGATAGTTTCAAGCCATCTGACTACGGTATCGTTACCAAGAAATCAAATACCGAGCTAAACGACTATCTCGATAACTTGGTTACCAAATGGAGCAAGGATGGCAGTTTGCAGAAACTCTATGACCGTTACAAACTCAAACCATCTAGCCATACTGCAGATTAA
- a CDS encoding aminoacyltransferase, with the protein MYYYRVGISAEEHDRFVRRSSLVNLLQSSAWASVKSEWENERVGFYSDNQIVAVASLLYRSLPFGFTMCYIARGPILDYTDQSLMDFVFSSLKKIAQKKRALFIKIDPALCLNKTYIDGQFYDYSEETLKTLNYLQKLGFIWSGKTSGMIDTIQPRIQAKVYKENFDEKYLPKSARQAIRTAQNKGITIQFGGIELLESFSFLMKKTEARKSIHLRNEAYYRNLLLSFPDHAYITLSTLDLPNRLNILEEQRNQNQKILESLSATVKSSKYQSRLQESERLNEEILFLEKYISSGVQVAPLSATLTLEFGQTSVNLYAGMDVEFRRYNAPILTWYRTLQHAFERGSIWQNLGGIEHTRDGGLYRFKANFNPTIEEYLGEFTLPIHPLYPLINLLFNLRKKYHRK; encoded by the coding sequence ATGTATTATTATCGAGTTGGTATTTCTGCTGAAGAACATGATCGTTTTGTTAGACGAAGTTCTTTAGTGAATCTCTTGCAAAGTAGTGCTTGGGCAAGTGTAAAAAGTGAATGGGAAAATGAAAGAGTTGGGTTTTATAGTGATAATCAAATAGTGGCGGTAGCTAGTTTACTTTATAGATCTTTACCCTTTGGTTTTACAATGTGCTACATTGCCAGAGGTCCAATTTTGGATTATACTGACCAATCTTTGATGGATTTTGTATTTTCTTCGCTTAAAAAGATTGCGCAGAAAAAACGAGCTCTTTTTATTAAGATAGACCCTGCGCTTTGTTTGAATAAAACTTATATTGATGGTCAATTTTATGATTACTCAGAGGAAACTCTAAAAACGCTAAATTATCTACAAAAACTAGGATTCATTTGGTCTGGTAAGACTAGTGGAATGATTGATACTATTCAGCCTCGTATACAGGCGAAAGTGTACAAAGAAAATTTTGATGAGAAATATCTACCGAAATCAGCAAGACAAGCTATTAGGACTGCACAAAATAAAGGAATAACTATTCAGTTTGGTGGGATTGAATTATTAGAATCATTTTCTTTTCTAATGAAGAAGACGGAGGCAAGAAAAAGTATTCATTTGCGTAATGAAGCCTACTATCGAAATTTACTATTGTCTTTTCCAGACCATGCTTATATAACATTATCTACACTTGATTTGCCAAATCGGTTGAATATTTTAGAAGAACAAAGAAATCAGAATCAAAAAATTCTAGAATCTTTATCAGCTACTGTTAAATCTTCGAAATATCAAAGTAGGTTGCAAGAAAGCGAAAGGTTGAATGAAGAAATTCTATTTTTGGAGAAATATATTTCTTCAGGTGTTCAAGTTGCTCCTTTATCAGCCACTTTGACCTTGGAATTTGGGCAGACATCTGTGAATTTATATGCAGGAATGGATGTAGAATTTAGACGCTATAATGCTCCAATTTTAACATGGTATCGAACACTACAGCATGCATTCGAAAGAGGTTCTATCTGGCAAAATCTAGGAGGCATTGAACATACAAGAGATGGCGGGCTTTATCGCTTTAAGGCTAATTTTAATCCAACTATTGAAGAATATTTAGGCGAGTTTACGCTACCTATTCATCCTTTGTATCCTTTAATAAATCTCCTATTTAATCTTCGAAAAAAATATCATAGAAAGTAA
- a CDS encoding ribonuclease J yields MSNISLTTLGGVRENGKNMYIAEIDGSIFVLDAGLKYPENEQLGVDVVIPNMDYLFENSDRIAGVFLTHGHADAIGALPYLLAEAKVPVFGSELTIELAKLFVKGNDTVKKFNDFHIIDENTEIDFGGTVVSFFRTTHSIPESLGVVLKTPKGNIVYTGDFKFDQTASESYATDFARLAEIGRDGVLALLSDSANADSNIQVASESEVGDEITQTIADWDGRIIVAAVASNLSRIQQVFDAAAETGRRVVLTGFDVENIVRTAIRLKKLSLANESLLIKPKEMSHFEDHELIILETGRMGEPINGLRKMSVGRHRYVEIKDGDLVYIVTTPSTAKEAVVARVENMIYQAGGVVKLITQSLRVSGHGNARDLQLMINLLQPKYLFPVQGEYRELDAHAKAAMAVGMLPERIFIPKKGTIMSYEHGDFVPAGAVSAGDVMIDGNAIGDVGNVVLRDRKVLSEDGIFIVAITVNRREKKIVAKARVHTRGFIYLKKSRDILRESSELINQTVEEYLQGDDFDWADLKGKVRDNLTKYLFDQTKRRPAILPVVMEAK; encoded by the coding sequence ATGAGTAATATCAGTTTAACAACACTAGGTGGTGTACGAGAAAATGGGAAAAATATGTACATCGCTGAAATCGATGGTTCTATTTTTGTTTTGGATGCTGGGCTTAAATACCCTGAAAATGAACAACTAGGGGTTGATGTCGTCATTCCAAACATGGACTACCTTTTTGAAAATAGTGACCGTATCGCAGGGGTCTTCTTGACCCACGGGCATGCGGATGCTATTGGTGCCCTGCCTTATCTCTTGGCAGAAGCGAAGGTGCCTGTGTTTGGCTCTGAGTTGACTATCGAGTTGGCGAAACTCTTTGTCAAAGGAAATGATACGGTTAAGAAATTCAATGACTTCCATATCATTGATGAAAACACGGAGATTGACTTTGGGGGAACGGTGGTTTCCTTCTTCCGTACGACTCACTCTATCCCAGAAAGTCTGGGAGTTGTGTTAAAAACACCAAAAGGGAACATTGTTTACACAGGCGACTTCAAGTTTGACCAGACGGCTAGTGAATCCTATGCGACGGATTTTGCGCGTTTAGCCGAAATCGGCCGTGACGGTGTCTTGGCACTTCTCAGTGATTCTGCGAATGCAGACAGCAATATTCAGGTGGCGAGCGAGAGTGAAGTTGGGGATGAAATTACCCAAACCATCGCTGACTGGGACGGTCGTATCATCGTTGCAGCAGTTGCCAGCAACCTTTCTCGTATCCAGCAGGTTTTTGATGCAGCTGCGGAGACTGGCCGCCGAGTCGTTTTGACTGGATTTGATGTTGAAAATATCGTCCGTACAGCGATTCGTCTCAAAAAATTGTCTCTAGCTAATGAAAGCCTTTTGATAAAACCGAAAGAAATGTCTCATTTTGAAGACCATGAGTTGATTATCCTAGAGACAGGTCGTATGGGTGAACCCATCAATGGGCTTCGCAAGATGTCCGTTGGGCGCCACCGTTATGTAGAAATCAAGGATGGGGACTTGGTTTATATTGTAACAACTCCATCCACCGCCAAAGAAGCAGTTGTGGCTCGCGTTGAAAATATGATTTACCAAGCTGGTGGTGTGGTAAAACTCATTACCCAGAGTTTGCGAGTATCAGGACACGGAAATGCGCGTGATTTGCAGTTGATGATCAATCTTTTGCAACCGAAATATCTCTTCCCTGTCCAAGGGGAGTACCGTGAGTTGGATGCGCATGCCAAGGCTGCCATGGCAGTTGGAATGTTGCCAGAGCGCATTTTCATCCCTAAAAAGGGAACGATCATGTCCTATGAACATGGAGATTTCGTCCCAGCTGGAGCAGTTTCTGCAGGCGATGTCATGATTGATGGAAATGCCATTGGTGATGTTGGGAATGTCGTTCTTCGCGACCGTAAGGTCTTGTCAGAGGATGGAATCTTTATCGTGGCTATTACTGTTAACCGTCGTGAGAAGAAGATTGTGGCTAAGGCTCGTGTTCATACGCGTGGATTTATCTACCTTAAGAAAAGTCGTGACATTCTCCGTGAAAGTTCAGAATTGATTAACCAAACGGTAGAAGAGTATCTTCAAGGGGATGACTTTGACTGGGCAGATCTCAAAGGCAAAGTTCGTGACAATTTGACCAAGTACCTCTTTGATCAAACCAAGCGTCGCCCAGCAATCTTGCCAGTCGTGATGGAAGCAAAATAA
- a CDS encoding amino acid ABC transporter permease gives MTDLSSWTAYFQDFGQFFNGFLFTLALAIGSFILAMVLGIFFGAMSTSKRPILRILARIFVEFYQNTPLLVQFVIVFYGLPLISDHTIMIPIYWTAVLCVGLYHGAYIAEVIRSGIQSIPNGQMEAALSQGFTYISAMRLIILPQAFRIILPPLTNQIVNLIKNTSTVAVISGVDLMFVTKSWSALNGNYIPAFLGAALLYFALCFPVAQFGRKMEQANKKAYSL, from the coding sequence ATGACAGATTTATCATCTTGGACAGCCTATTTTCAGGATTTTGGACAATTTTTCAACGGTTTCCTCTTCACCCTTGCCCTAGCAATCGGATCCTTTATCCTCGCCATGGTCTTGGGTATCTTCTTTGGAGCCATGTCAACTAGCAAGCGCCCAATTTTGCGCATTTTAGCTCGCATCTTTGTCGAATTTTACCAAAATACTCCCCTCTTGGTGCAGTTTGTCATCGTCTTCTATGGTTTGCCTCTTATCAGTGACCATACCATCATGATTCCGATTTATTGGACAGCTGTTCTCTGCGTCGGACTTTATCACGGTGCCTATATTGCTGAGGTTATTCGTTCAGGGATTCAGTCCATCCCTAATGGTCAGATGGAGGCCGCCTTATCACAAGGTTTCACCTATATCAGTGCCATGCGATTGATTATCTTGCCTCAGGCCTTCCGTATCATTCTCCCTCCTTTGACCAACCAAATCGTCAACCTTATCAAGAATACTTCAACGGTTGCTGTCATCTCTGGGGTGGACTTGATGTTTGTGACCAAGTCTTGGTCAGCTCTCAACGGAAACTACATCCCAGCCTTTCTAGGTGCTGCCTTACTCTACTTTGCCCTATGCTTCCCTGTCGCCCAATTTGGTCGCAAGATGGAGCAAGCCAATAAAAAAGCCTATTCACTTTAG
- a CDS encoding amino acid ABC transporter permease — protein MESILEVLTPDNLAFIFKGFGLTLYISLIAIVLSTLIGTVLAVMRNGKNPVLRIISSIYIEFVRNVPNLLWIFTIFLVFKMKSTPAGITAFTLFTSAALAEIIRGGLNAVDKGQYEAGMSQGFTSIQILYYIILPQAIRKMLPAIISQFVTVIKDTSLLYSVIALQELFGASQILMGRYFEPEQVFSLYILIALIYFIFNFAISSLSHKLAKRWQQAAE, from the coding sequence ATGGAATCTATTTTAGAAGTTTTGACCCCAGATAACCTAGCCTTTATCTTTAAAGGATTTGGCTTGACCCTCTACATTTCTCTAATTGCTATCGTCCTCTCGACCCTTATCGGAACAGTACTAGCCGTCATGAGAAATGGGAAAAATCCTGTCTTACGGATCATCTCCAGCATTTATATCGAGTTTGTACGTAACGTTCCCAACCTTCTCTGGATTTTCACCATCTTTTTAGTTTTCAAGATGAAGTCCACACCAGCAGGTATTACTGCTTTTACCCTTTTTACCTCAGCAGCCCTAGCTGAGATTATCCGAGGCGGTCTCAACGCCGTGGACAAGGGACAGTACGAAGCTGGAATGTCTCAGGGATTTACCTCCATACAAATCCTCTACTACATCATTCTCCCACAAGCTATCCGTAAAATGCTGCCAGCTATCATTTCTCAGTTTGTAACTGTGATTAAGGATACCAGTCTTCTTTACTCTGTTATCGCTCTACAAGAACTCTTTGGCGCCAGCCAAATTCTCATGGGACGCTATTTCGAACCAGAGCAGGTCTTCAGTCTTTATATCCTGATTGCCTTGATTTACTTTATCTTTAACTTTGCCATTTCTAGCCTGTCTCATAAGCTAGCAAAACGTTGGCAACAAGCCGCAGAATAA
- a CDS encoding alpha/beta hydrolase: MAVMNIEYYSEVLDMEWGVTVLYPDGSRVTEPDCADIPVLYLLHGMSGNQNSWLKRTNVERLLRGTNLIVIMPNTNNGWYTDTQYGYNYYTALAEELPQVMKRFFPNMTSKREKTFIAGLSMGGYGSFKLALATNRFSRAASFSGALSFQGFSPESQDLGSLAYWRGVFGEIKDWTASPHSLESIARKSDKKTKLWAWCGEQDYLYSANNLAVKNLKKLGFEVTYSHSAGTHEWYYWEKQLEHFLATLPINFVLEERLS; this comes from the coding sequence ATGGCAGTTATGAATATTGAGTATTACTCAGAAGTTTTGGATATGGAGTGGGGTGTTACCGTCCTCTATCCAGATGGCAGTCGAGTGACTGAACCAGATTGCGCAGATATTCCTGTTCTTTACCTTTTGCATGGAATGTCAGGAAATCAGAATAGCTGGCTCAAGCGAACCAATGTCGAGCGCTTGTTGCGGGGAACCAATCTCATTGTTATCATGCCCAATACAAATAATGGCTGGTACACAGATACTCAGTATGGCTATAACTACTATACTGCTCTAGCAGAAGAGTTGCCTCAGGTTATGAAACGTTTCTTCCCCAATATGACCAGCAAGCGAGAAAAGACCTTTATTGCAGGTCTCTCAATGGGAGGCTATGGTTCCTTCAAGCTGGCTCTCGCAACCAATCGTTTTTCTCGTGCGGCTAGTTTTTCTGGTGCACTCAGTTTTCAGGGATTTTCTCCTGAAAGTCAGGATTTAGGCTCTCTTGCATACTGGCGAGGAGTTTTTGGAGAAATCAAAGACTGGACAGCTAGCCCTCATTCGCTTGAAAGTATTGCTAGGAAATCGGATAAAAAAACCAAACTTTGGGCTTGGTGTGGCGAGCAAGACTATCTCTACTCTGCCAATAATCTTGCTGTGAAAAACCTCAAAAAGCTTGGTTTTGAAGTGACCTATAGTCATAGTGCTGGCACTCATGAGTGGTACTACTGGGAAAAACAATTGGAGCATTTTTTAGCTACTCTACCAATTAACTTTGTCTTGGAAGAACGTTTATCTTAG
- a CDS encoding DUF4037 domain-containing protein → MIHELCKEFSQLEQVEAIALGGSRAGQDYDQNSDYDVYVYLNSPIDEKTRQIILSNYCSYMEIGNQFWELEDDCVLNNGIQIELIYRSLESFEQELNSTIFQHKAQNAYTTCMWHNLLHSKILYDPNGNYASLQRTYQIPYPQELKKHIIERQLLLLEQTMPAFSHQIEKAIKRQDLLSMNHRSSEFFASYFDLLFALNEQTHPGEKRMLEYAKAHCTLLPKQFEETIRKYFQLLYQPQQGEQAIVTLQTILKELKAILP, encoded by the coding sequence ATGATCCACGAACTTTGCAAAGAATTCTCTCAACTGGAACAAGTAGAAGCTATCGCTCTTGGTGGTTCACGTGCAGGACAAGACTACGATCAAAATTCTGACTATGATGTCTATGTCTATCTTAACTCACCTATTGACGAGAAAACTCGTCAAATCATTCTTAGCAACTATTGCTCCTATATGGAAATTGGAAACCAGTTTTGGGAATTAGAGGACGACTGTGTACTAAACAACGGTATCCAAATCGAGCTGATTTATCGTTCGCTGGAGTCGTTTGAACAAGAATTGAACTCAACCATTTTTCAACACAAAGCTCAAAATGCTTATACAACTTGCATGTGGCATAATCTACTCCACAGCAAGATTCTATACGATCCGAATGGAAACTATGCTTCGCTCCAAAGAACCTACCAGATTCCCTATCCACAGGAACTCAAAAAGCATATCATTGAAAGGCAACTCCTTTTGCTAGAACAAACCATGCCTGCCTTCTCTCACCAAATAGAAAAAGCTATCAAACGCCAAGATCTTCTCAGTATGAATCACCGCTCAAGTGAATTTTTTGCTTCCTACTTTGACTTGTTGTTTGCGCTCAATGAGCAAACCCATCCTGGTGAAAAACGGATGCTGGAGTACGCAAAGGCCCATTGTACTCTCCTCCCTAAGCAATTTGAAGAAACTATTCGCAAGTATTTCCAACTACTCTATCAACCACAACAAGGAGAACAAGCGATCGTAACCTTGCAAACTATCCTGAAGGAACTAAAAGCCATTTTGCCATAG
- a CDS encoding M57 family metalloprotease yields MFWIIRLLFRFLLGIWRFFWRLVWTLVIILLLAFGVLWYLTGDFHSAVNQVEKMSKIGQGGWNQWRETGTLEVLSQTDSHQHAEGKWAQASARIYIEPQMDETFQGAYAEAIKNWNQTGAFTFEVVVDPSQADIVASEMNDGSTAVAGQAESQTNLLTNQFISVTVRLNHYYLSNPNYGYSYERIVHTAEHELGHAIGLDHTNKTSVMQPAGSYYGIQPRDVIEVRELYVNNYGRVI; encoded by the coding sequence ATGTTCTGGATTATTCGATTATTGTTCCGATTTCTTTTGGGAATTTGGCGTTTCTTTTGGCGTCTAGTCTGGACCTTGGTCATCATCCTTCTCCTTGCTTTTGGAGTACTATGGTATCTGACAGGTGATTTTCATTCTGCGGTCAATCAGGTTGAAAAAATGAGCAAGATTGGTCAAGGTGGCTGGAATCAATGGAGGGAGACGGGAACGCTGGAAGTCTTGTCTCAGACAGACAGTCACCAACATGCAGAAGGCAAGTGGGCTCAGGCCTCAGCTCGCATCTATATTGAACCTCAAATGGATGAGACCTTCCAAGGTGCCTATGCAGAAGCTATAAAAAACTGGAATCAAACGGGAGCCTTTACCTTTGAGGTGGTTGTGGATCCTAGCCAGGCAGATATTGTGGCAAGTGAGATGAATGATGGATCGACCGCTGTAGCAGGTCAAGCTGAGAGTCAAACCAATTTGTTAACCAATCAATTTATATCTGTAACGGTTCGCCTGAATCACTATTATCTATCTAATCCAAACTATGGATATTCTTATGAACGGATTGTGCACACGGCGGAGCACGAGCTGGGGCATGCCATCGGATTGGATCATACCAACAAGACTTCTGTTATGCAACCTGCAGGCTCCTACTATGGGATTCAGCCTCGGGATGTGATTGAAGTCAGAGAATTGTATGTAAATAATTATGGACGAGTGATTTAA
- a CDS encoding amino acid ABC transporter ATP-binding protein, whose amino-acid sequence MALVEFKNVEKYYGDYHALRDINLRFEKGQVVVLLGPSGSGKSTLIRTINGLEAVDKGSLLVNGHQVAGASQKDLVPLRKEVGMVFQHFNLYPHKTVLENVTLAPVKVLGIDKKEAEKTAQKYLEFVNMWDKKDSYPAMLSGGQKQRIAIARGLAMHPELLLFDEPTSALDPETIGDVLAVMQKLAHDGMNMIIVTHEMGFAREVADRIIFMADGEVLVDTTDVDDFFDNPSEPRAQQFLSKIINHESDKVK is encoded by the coding sequence ATGGCTTTAGTAGAATTTAAAAACGTCGAAAAATATTACGGAGACTACCACGCACTCCGCGACATCAATCTCCGTTTTGAAAAAGGACAAGTTGTTGTCCTGCTTGGACCTTCCGGCTCTGGGAAGTCCACTCTTATCCGTACGATCAATGGTTTAGAGGCTGTTGACAAAGGAAGTCTCCTGGTCAATGGACACCAAGTAGCAGGTGCTAGTCAGAAAGATTTAGTTCCTCTTCGTAAGGAAGTCGGCATGGTTTTTCAACATTTTAATCTTTATCCACACAAAACAGTGTTAGAAAATGTAACACTCGCACCCGTAAAAGTTCTAGGAATTGATAAAAAAGAAGCTGAAAAAACAGCCCAAAAATATCTGGAATTTGTAAATATGTGGGACAAGAAAGATTCCTATCCCGCCATGCTATCTGGTGGTCAAAAACAGCGGATCGCCATTGCTCGTGGTCTTGCCATGCATCCGGAGCTCCTCCTCTTTGATGAGCCAACATCTGCTCTTGACCCTGAAACCATCGGAGATGTTCTAGCAGTTATGCAAAAACTGGCGCATGATGGGATGAACATGATCATCGTTACCCACGAAATGGGCTTTGCCCGTGAAGTTGCGGACCGCATCATCTTTATGGCTGACGGGGAAGTTTTAGTAGATACGACAGATGTCGATGACTTTTTCGACAATCCAAGCGAACCTCGTGCACAACAATTCCTCAGCAAAATCATCAACCACGAAAGTGACAAAGTAAAATAA
- the recJ gene encoding single-stranded-DNA-specific exonuclease RecJ — MITPTYEWQFAPQVEDADFTKIAKKAGLGPEVARLLFERGIQDEESLKKFLEPSLEDLHDPYLLHDMDKAVERIRQAIEEGEDILIYGDYDADGMTSASIVKESLEQLGAECRVYLPNRFTDGYGPNASVYKYFIEQEGISLIVTVDNGVAGHEAIELAQSMGVDVIVTDHHSMPETLPDAYAIVHPEHPDADYPFKQLAGCGVAFKLACALLEEVQVELLDLVAIGTIADMVSLTDENRIMVQYGLEMLGHTQRIGLQEMLDMAGIAANEVTEETVGFQIAPRLNALGRLDDPNPAIDLLTGFDDEEAHEIALMIHQKNEERKEIVQSIYEEAKTMVDPEKKVQVLAKEGWNPGVLGIVAGRLLEELGQTVIVLNIEDGRAKGSARSVEAVDIFEALDPHRDLFIAFGGHAGAAGMTLEVEKLSDLSQVLEDYVREKGADAGGKNKLNLDEELDLETLSLETVKSFERLAPFGMDNQKPVFYIKDFHVESARTMGAGNAHLKLKISKGEASFEVVAFGQGRWATEFAQTKNLELAVTLSVNQWNGQTALQLMMVDARVEGVQLFNIRGKNAVLPEGVPVLDFSGELPDLATSEAVVVKTIPEDITLLKTIFQEQHFSAVYFKNDIDKAYYLTGYGTREQFAKLYKTIYQFPEFDIRYKLKDLATYLNIQQILLVKMIQVFEELDFVTIKDGVMTVNKEAPKREIGESQIYQNLKQTVKDQEMMALGTVQEMYDFLMEK; from the coding sequence TTGATAACTCCTACTTATGAATGGCAGTTTGCCCCGCAGGTTGAAGATGCGGATTTTACAAAGATAGCCAAGAAGGCTGGACTGGGTCCCGAGGTAGCACGGTTATTATTTGAAAGAGGGATTCAGGACGAAGAAAGCCTGAAAAAGTTTTTAGAACCTTCCTTGGAGGACTTGCATGACCCCTATCTGCTCCATGATATGGACAAGGCAGTGGAACGGATTCGTCAGGCCATTGAAGAAGGGGAAGACATTCTCATCTATGGAGACTACGATGCGGACGGTATGACTTCAGCTTCGATTGTGAAGGAAAGTTTGGAACAGCTTGGCGCCGAGTGTCGAGTTTATTTGCCCAATCGTTTTACAGATGGCTATGGTCCCAATGCCAGTGTCTATAAATACTTTATCGAGCAAGAGGGAATTTCCTTGATTGTGACAGTGGATAATGGAGTTGCTGGTCACGAGGCCATTGAATTGGCCCAGTCTATGGGAGTGGATGTCATTGTGACTGACCACCATTCCATGCCGGAAACCCTTCCTGATGCCTATGCGATTGTTCACCCTGAACATCCAGATGCGGACTATCCTTTCAAACAGTTGGCCGGATGCGGAGTGGCTTTCAAGCTAGCTTGCGCCCTTTTAGAAGAAGTGCAAGTGGAATTGCTTGATTTGGTCGCTATCGGTACCATTGCAGATATGGTGAGCTTGACAGATGAAAACCGTATCATGGTTCAATATGGTCTGGAAATGCTGGGGCATACTCAGCGTATTGGCCTACAAGAAATGCTGGATATGGCTGGGATTGCTGCTAATGAAGTAACAGAAGAAACGGTTGGTTTCCAGATTGCCCCTCGTTTAAATGCCTTGGGGCGCTTGGATGATCCCAATCCTGCCATTGATTTGTTGACTGGGTTTGACGACGAGGAAGCACATGAGATTGCCCTCATGATTCATCAGAAAAACGAAGAGCGCAAGGAAATCGTTCAGTCAATCTATGAAGAAGCTAAGACCATGGTGGATCCTGAGAAGAAGGTCCAGGTTTTGGCCAAGGAAGGCTGGAATCCTGGCGTTCTGGGTATCGTGGCTGGGCGCTTGCTGGAAGAACTAGGGCAGACAGTTATCGTTCTCAATATAGAAGATGGTCGTGCCAAGGGTAGCGCTCGTAGTGTGGAAGCGGTCGATATTTTTGAAGCCTTAGATCCCCACCGAGATCTCTTTATCGCCTTTGGCGGCCATGCTGGTGCAGCTGGAATGACGCTGGAAGTTGAGAAACTTTCAGATTTATCTCAGGTTTTGGAAGACTATGTCCGTGAAAAAGGTGCAGATGCTGGTGGCAAGAACAAGTTAAATCTAGATGAAGAGCTGGATTTGGAGACTCTTAGTTTAGAAACGGTTAAAAGCTTTGAACGCTTGGCACCCTTTGGGATGGATAATCAGAAACCTGTCTTTTATATCAAGGATTTTCATGTCGAAAGTGCCCGTACTATGGGAGCAGGCAATGCCCACCTCAAACTAAAAATTTCCAAGGGTGAGGCAAGCTTTGAAGTGGTGGCCTTTGGACAAGGTAGATGGGCAACAGAGTTTGCTCAAACCAAGAATCTAGAATTGGCAGTCACCCTGTCTGTCAATCAATGGAATGGCCAAACTGCCCTCCAGTTGATGATGGTGGATGCGCGTGTGGAAGGTGTTCAACTCTTTAACATTCGTGGGAAGAATGCAGTCTTGCCAGAAGGGGTTCCAGTCTTGGATTTCTCTGGAGAGTTGCCAGATCTAGCGACTAGTGAAGCGGTTGTTGTGAAAACCATTCCTGAAGATATTACCTTGCTGAAGACGATTTTTCAGGAGCAACATTTCTCAGCTGTCTATTTCAAGAATGACATTGACAAGGCCTACTATCTGACAGGTTATGGAACTAGAGAACAGTTTGCAAAATTGTACAAGACCATTTACCAGTTCCCAGAGTTTGATATTCGCTACAAGCTCAAAGATTTGGCAACTTATCTCAATATTCAACAAATCTTGCTGGTCAAGATGATCCAAGTATTTGAAGAGCTGGACTTTGTGACGATCAAAGATGGTGTCATGACAGTCAATAAAGAAGCACCAAAGCGAGAGATAGGAGAAAGTCAGATTTACCAAAATCTCAAGCAAACTGTCAAAGACCAAGAAATGATGGCGCTGGGTACCGTGCAAGAAATGTATGATTTTTTAATGGAAAAATAG